The nucleotide window TGTCTCGGATGGCCGCCTGAAGCGCGCCGCCGAGCGGTTCCGGCGCGCGGGCCTCCACAACATCGAGACCCGGCCCCTGGCCAGCGAAACCGATCGCTGGGTGAAGCGCCACAAGGGCGGCTTCGATCGCGTGCTGGTCGATGCGCCATGCAGCGGCACCGGCACGTGGCGGCGCAATCCCGATGCCCGCTGGCGGCAGCAGGAGGCGGGGCTCGATCATCTCCTGCCGCTGCAGGCCCGTATTCTTGCCAGCGCCGCTCGGCTGGTGAAGCCCGGCGGGCGGCTCGTCTACGCCACATGCTCCATGCTGCCGGAGGAGAACGAGGCCCAGGTGGCGGCATTCCTTGCGGCCTATCCCGCCTTTCATGTCATGCCGGTGCGCGAGGCTGCGCCACAACTGACCGGTTCTGCGCATCCGGATCACCTGTCGCTAACGCCGGCGCGCCACGAGACGGACGGGTTTTTTGCCGCCGTCCTGCAGCGCGAGCCCGCGGCAGCGCCCGCGTAAAAATCGTCGCCGGGCAATGCGGGAAACCCCGCCTGCCCACCGGACCTTTACTTGCGGATGGGAACGCCCTTGGTGGTGAAGCGCTGCGTCCCGGCGGTGCTGCGCACGGGGCGCCGCGTGCCGGCGGCCTTGCCGGTGCCGGGCGGCTGGTGGGCCGGCACCAATTGGTCGGGGCGCGAGCCGATCAGATCGGCGCGGCCCATCTGCTTCAGCGCCTCGCGCAGCAGCGGCCAGTTCTCGGGATCGTGGTAGCGCAGGAACGCCTTGTGCAGGCGGCGCTGGCGCAGCCCCGTCACCGTCACCACCTTGTCGCTCGCCCCCCGCCGCACGCCCCGCAGCGGATTGACGCCGGTATGGTACATGGCGGTGGCCGTGGCCATGGGAGACGGCAGGAACGTCTGCACCTGATCGGCGCGATAGCGGTTCTTCTTGAGCCAGAGCGCGAGGTTCATCATGTCCTCGTCGGTCGTGCCCGGATGCGCGGCAATGAAATACGGGATGAGATAGTATTTCTTGCCGGCCTGCTTCACCGCGGCGTCGAACATCTCCTTGAAGCGGTCATAGGTGCCGATGCCCGGCTTCATCATCTTGTCGAGCGGGCCGCGCTCGGTGTGCTCGGGCGCGATCTTCAGGTAGCCGCCGACGTGATGGGTCACCAGCTCCTTGATATATTCGGGGCTCTTCACCGCCAGGTCATAGCGCACGCCGGAGGCGACCATCACCTTCTTGACGCCCTCCACCTCGCGGACCTTCCGATAGAGCCGGATCAGGTCGTCGTGGGAGGTGTTCAGGTTCGGGCAGATGTCGGGAAAGACGCAGGACGGCCGCCGGCACGCCGCCTCGATCTTGGGGTCCTTGCAGGCCATCCGGTACATGTTGGCGGTGGGCCCGCCGATGTCCGAGATCACGCCCGTGAACCCCGGGGTCTTGTCCCGGATCAGCTCGATCTCGCGCAGGATCGAGCCCTCCGAGCGGTTCTGGATGATGCGGCCCTCGTGCTCGGTGATGGAGCAGAACGTGCAGCCGCCGAAGCAACCGCGCATGATGGTCACCGAGAACTTGATCATGTCCCAGGCCGGGATCTTCGCATCGCCGTAGGAGGGATGCGGCGCGCGGGCGTAGGGCAGGTCGTAGACCGCGTCCATCTCGGCGGAGGTCAGCGGGATCGGCGGCGGGTTCAGCCACAGGTCGCGGTCGCCGTGGCGCTGCACGAGCGGGCGCGCATTACCGGGATTGCTCTCCCGGTGCAGCACGCGGGAGGCGCGGGCATAGGCTTCCTTGTCCTGCTCGACCTGCTCATACGCTGGCAGCCGGATCACCACGTTACCGGGGCGACGGGCAGCCCCGTCATCGGAGGAGTCGAGATCGTCGGCATGCAACTCGGTGTAATTTTCCGGCACGCGGCGGAACAGGGCGACGCCCCTTATGGAATTCAGATCGCGCGGCGCCTCGCCGCCGGCGAGGCGGTTCGCCACCTCCACGACGGCACGCTCGGCATTGCCGTAGAGGAGCAGATCCGCCTTGGCGTCCGCCAGGATCGAGCGGCGCACCTTGTCGGACCAGTAGTCGTAGTGGGCGATGCGGCGCAGCGATGCCTCGATGCCGCCGAGCACGATGGGCACGTCCTTGTACGCCTCGCGGCAGCGCTGGGTGTAGACGATGGTGCAGCGGTCCGGCCTTTTTCCGCCCTCGCCGCCGGCCGTATAGGCGTCGTCGTGGCGCAGCCGGCGGTCGGACGTGTAGCGGTTGACCATCGAGTCCAGGTTGCCGCCGGTGACGCCGAAGAACAGGGTCGGCTTGCCCAGCGCCTTGAACGGCTCCGCCGACTGCCAGTCGGGCTGCGCGATGATGCCGACGCGGAAGCCCTGGGCTTCCAGCAGCCTGCCGATGATGGCCATGCCGAAGCTTGGATGATCCACATAGGCGTCGCCGGTGACCAGCACGATATCGCAGGCGTCCCAGCCGAGCGCGGCCATCTCGGCGCGGCTCATGGGCAGGAATGGCGCCGCCGTGTGGGACTGCGGCCGGTGGCGGGACAAGGAACTCAAGGGTTTTGCGGCGTCGGCGTGGGTGTCCATGGCGTCCACGCATAAGGCTCCACCCCGGCGAATTCAACTCACCATGCCCGGAGCCGCGGACCCAGACCCTTGCCCATGGCCACACGGCGCCGGCGCGAATGAAGCCGAAACAGCTATCGGCCGTCTGGTTGGAGCGGCATTTCCGACAGGGGAAGAAGGCGGGAATCTTCCAAGGCCGCCGTGCGATGACCAAGGCCGGCGAGATACGCATCGTGACTGGCAAAGGCGAGAAAGGAGGCGACGCTCGTCTGGCGTACCAGCATCGCCCTGTCCCATCTCTCATTGTCGGGGCCGATCAGGAACGGGCCTCCCGAGCCGAGAAACAGCACGTCGCCGCCGCTCGCGCGCAGATGGGGCAGCGTATGCCGGATATAGCGGTCGAAGGCCTCCGAGCCGCTGATCGGCCCGGCGGGCGCAAGGCCTGGATGGTCCGAATAGTCCGCGACATCCCGGAAGCGCAGCAGGTTCAACATGACGACGTTGCCCACGAACCCGCGTTGCAGGAAGAGCCGGCCGGCGTCTTGCGTCGGCTCGAGATAGCCGATGGTGTCGGACGCGTTCGTGGCATCTGCCCACCGTCTGTCAGTTTGAGTTCGCGTGATCGGCCGGGCCGAACGCCAGGCGCAGCACATAGGCCCGAACATCCTTGGGCCAGTCGGCGATCCGCTCTTCCAGCACCGGGCGATCGTCCGCGAAAAGGGCGCGTGTTGCCTCTTCATAGCCGGGCAGATCGCCTGCGATGGCCTGCATGAAGTGATAGGCGGTCTCCTGGGCGGCGCGCTTTTGCTGTCGTGGGTTTGTGGTCCGGCGGGCGTCGTCCACCAAGCGCCTCAAGGTGGCGGAGGCGCCGCCCGGCTGGGCAGACAGCCAGTCCCACTGGCGCGGCAGCAAGGTCACTTCGCGGGCGATCACCCCCAGCTTCGGCCGTCCACGCCCCTTCGGGCCTTCAGCCTCGTCCGGCACCGCTTCGGAGGGCGCGTCGGCCCGTGGTCGATGGCGGCCGACGACGGTTGGCGCAGGCCGCGACAGGCGCTCCACGATCTCCGCATCTGTCCCGCGCAGGTCGAGATCGACGATGCGACCGGTGCCATCGTCGAAGACGAGGATTGTCTCCGCCGCCTTGGTTTCGGCCGATCGTCGAATGGCAAGGGCGACTTCCGCCAATGGGCCCGAGAGCAGCAGTCGATGGCCTTCGAAGGCCGTGCAGGGCTTGGTTGGGGGATTGATCATGGCACGCTCATCAAGCAAGGGATGGCGCATTTAATACCCGGGTAAATTTATCCCGTCAATATTACCCGGATAAAATAATCCCACCGCGATACGGCTGCAGATTTGCGCCGCCGAACCCGCATCACTCCGGCGGGGAGGAGCCGATGGGCGCCGGCGCCGTTCCGGGTCGATGGAGGAGGGTCAGCGACAGGAATGCGCCGACCCATGACCCCGCCGCCGCGAACACCACATACACCCAGTTCTCCGTGTAACTGATCACGGCGAAGGACGAGAGCATGTACCAGACGCTGGACCAGTTGGCGGCGGAGAGCCGCTTGCGCGCCACCACGGCCGACGTGAAGGCCACATAGCAGGCATCGGTCGCCGCCGTGGCGACGAACACGCCGAGCGCGATGAGCGGGTCGAGGGCGGAAAAGGCCGTGAGGATGTGCTGCATGGGAAGCCCGGGACGGGGGAGGGCGGTCAGATGACCGGTGGCCTCCATCATGGCGCAGGCGCGGGCCTGGGCAATGGGCGGGTGGGCCGGACGTTTGTTGCCATGGCCGGCGCCGTTGCGATCACGGGGCTCCGGTTTGCCCGCTCATCCGGCCGCGTCGCAACGCGCCGCAGCGCGGGCGGCGTTCGCGCAGGCGCCGAACATGGTTTAATGCGGGCTGCTTCGCTCAAGCGTGTGCCGCGACATGCATGATTCCGCCGTCCTCGCCTGGATGCTGTTTGCGGCCCACGCGAGCCTCCAGCTTGTCTTCATCGTCCGCGCATTGCTGCGCCCCCACCGGGAGCCCTCTTCGCGGTTTGCCTGGGTGCTGGTGATCCTGCTCGCGCCCGTGGTCGGCGTCCTGGCCTATATCCTGTTCGGCGAGGTCAATTTGGGGCGCAAGCCCATCGAGCGGCTGCGCGCGGCGCTGAAGGCCCTGCCGCCCGCCCCGGACGTGGCCGGAGCGTCGGCCGAGGCGATGGTCCCCGAACGCTGCGTGCCGCTGTTCCGGGTCGGCTATTCGGTGAACCACTTCGTGCCGGTGGCCGGCAACCGGGCGGTGCTGCTGCCCGATTCCGCGGCCGCCATCGCCGCCATGGTCGCGGACATCGATGCCGCTCAACACAGCGTGCATGTGCTGTTCTATATCTGGCTCGCCGACGGGAGCGGCCTGAAGGTGATGGAGGCGCTGAAGCGCGCCGCCGCGCGCGGCGTCGTCTGCCGGGCCATGGCCGATGATCTCGGCTCCCGGGCGCTGATCCGCTCCGCCCATTGGCGCGACATGGCGACGAGCGGGGTGAGGCTGGCGGCGGCGCTGCCGGTGGGCAATCCCCTGCTGCGGCTGTTCAAGGGCCGGATCGACATGCGCAATCACCGCAAGATCGTGGTGATCGACAATGCCGTCACCTATTGCGGCAGCCAGAATTGCGCCGACGCCGCCTTCGCGGTGAAGGCCCGGTTCGCGCCCTGGGTCGATGTGATGGCCCGCTTTGAGGGGCCGGTGGTGCGGCAGAACCAGTATCTGTTCGCCAGCAACTGGATGGCGCAGACCGACGAGGATCTTGCGTCCCTGTTCGCCGAGCCGCTGCCTGCCCAGGTCCCGGGCTTCGTCGCGCAGGTGATCGGCTCGGGCGCCGGCGTGCGCTATTCGGCCATGCCGGAGACGTTCGTCGCGCTGATGAATGCGGCCCGGCGCGAACTGGTGATCACTACGCCCTATTACGTCCCGGATGAGCCGCTCCAGGCCGCTCTGTGCGCCAGCGCCCGGCGTGGGGTCGCGACCACCATCGTCTTTCCCGGGCGCAACGATTCCTGGATCGTGGCGGCCGCCAGCCGCAGCTATTATCGCGACCTGCTGGAGGCGGGCGTGGAAATCCGCGAATATGTCGGCGGCCTGCTGCACGCCAAGACGCTCACCCTCGACGGCGAGGTGACCCTGATCGGCTCCGCCAATATCGATCGCCGCAGCTTCGAGCTCAACGCGGAGAACAACATCCTCCTGCACGACGAAGCCTTCACCCGCGCGGTCCGGGCCCGCCAGCAGGTGTTCCTCGATGCCGCAACGCCGGTGACGCGGGCGCAAGTGGACGCCTACAGCGTGGGGCGGCGGCTCTGGAACAATGCCATCGCCATGCTCGGGCCGGTCCTGTAGGTGCGCGATGCCGGGGGGCCAAACCGTCGGATTGGTATTTGCGAACGGCGCACGCGCTGATGTAAATTAAGGCATGCTCACTTCCGCGCCACGCCCCAGCGCCTCATCCGATACATCCGCTCCAACGCGAACCGTCTTTGGCAAGGACTTGCGCACGCTGCTGCTGTGGTGCTGGCAGGGGCTGGGCGGAACGCTGGCAGTCGCGGCGATGGAAGTCGCCGCCTATTTCGGCGAGACGCCTCTGGCCCTCATTCCATTCGTCACCTCCATCGTCCTGGTCCTGGGCATGCCCGAAGCCGCGGCCGCCCAGCCGCGGGCGCTGGTGGGGGGCCATCTGGTCTCGACGCTGGTGGGCCTGGCCATGCTTGCCGCCTTTGGGCCTTCCGAGCCTGCCGCCGCGGCGGCGGTGGGGCTCGCCATGGTGGCCATGCGGGCCAGCGGTACCATGCATCCCCCGGCCGCGATCAATCCGATCATCGTGGTGATGGAGGCCATGAAACCGGGCTTCCTGCTGGTGCCGGTGGGCCTCGGTGCCGTGCTTTTGTCGCTGTATGCGTTCGGCTGGCACAATCTGGCGCGGCGGGGCAGTTGGCCTTTGCGTTGGTGGTAGGTCCGGAGCGTGTGGTTTCAGGCAAGGGTTGGTCGGACCGTCCCCCGCGCATCTCTCCCGGTGCCGTCTGTTGAGGTGGCGGTAAAGGACGCGGGTTGCGTTTCGGTTCGCGTGACGAACACCCATCGAAACAACAGCCCAGAGCCGTGATCCAGGGCGAGCGGAAAGCGCTCTAGCCCCGCACGGCGCCCCTGAACGCGGCGGAAAGCGCGGCGAGCGCATCGCGCGGGCGTCCATCCTTGATCCGCGTGTGAAGCAGCACCGGCAGGCGCGGCAGCTCGGGCAGGTTGAGCCTGCGGCCGACGTCGACGGCGCCGAACGGCAGCATGCGCGGTGCCAATGCGGCGACGCCGAGCCCGGCCGTCACCGCCGCCGCCACCGCCGTCACGCCGCCACCGACGAAGATTTCCGTCCACGGCACGCCGGCCGCATCGAGGATCTGCCCGGCTAATGCGCGCACGCCGCAGGGCTCGGCCATGGTGGCGAGCGGCAAGGGCTCACCCGCGCGGTGCTGCCAGTGCGGGGCGGCGAACCATCCGAACTTCTCCTCGGTCACCAGTTCCCCATCGTTGCGCCCGGCATGGAGGCGGACGATCACCGTATCGAGCTCCCGCCGGTCGAAGCTCTGCAGCAGGTCGCCGGACGATCCGATCCGGATCTCGATGAGCAGTTGCGGGTCCTGAGCGTTCATGCGGGCAATCAGGGCCGGCAGCTCCGGCCCCGCCACATGGTCGCTGATGCCGATGGCGAGGCGCTGGCGCGCGCGCGCGAAGGCGGCCAGGGCGCGGTCGTGCATCTCCAGGAGGTCCCGAGCGTCCTTCAGGAAGACCTCGCCGCGGGCCGACAACTCCACATAGCGGGGCGTGCGCTCGAGGAGCCTGCAGCCGAGCCGCTCCTCCAGACGCTTCAGCTTCAGGCTGACCGCCGCCTGCGTGGTCTGCAGGGCTTCCGCTGCGCGCGTGAAGCTGCCCAGCTCGGCGATGCGGACGAAGGCCCGCACCGCGTCAAGGTCGAGGGGATGTTCTATCATTTCGATTGATTATCACTGATATCAACTGCCATATCTTATCAAAATGATGGTGCGGCGTCTAACGTTGCAGCGGGCCATACGAGGAAAGGACCCGCACATGCCGCTCATTCATGTCTCCCTGCGCGCCGGCAAGCCTGAAGCCTACCGGGAGGCCATTCTGGACAGCCTCTACCGGGCGCTGCGGGAGGCGCTCAACGTCCCCGAGGACGACCAGTTCATGACCATCAGCGAGCACGCGCCCGGCAACTTCCGCCATGGCACGGCCTATGGCGTGCAGCGGGGCGATGATCTCGTCTACATCACCATTACCGTGTTCAACACCCGCACGCCGGAGCAGAAGAAGGCGCTGTTCCGGCGCATCGCGGACCTGCTCGGCGAAAGCCCAGGCATCCGGCCCGAAGACGTGTTCGTCGTCATCGCCGATGCCCCGAAGGAGAACTGGTCCGTCGGGCACGGCCTTCAGTTCGCCTGAGGCGCGGACGCCCCCAGCGTCGCCGCCATCCGGTCGTTGGCGCCGATATGGATGTGGGAGATCATCGCCGCCTCACCATGGCGTGCCGTCCTTGCGGGTGAAGGACCAGCCCTGGGCGGAAAACCGGGCCACCAGATCGTCCTCGGGATATTCCCCTGCATCCTCAGGGTCCCGGTCGCCGATCTCCAGGTAACGCACCTCCTCGTCCGTCCGGTTGACGAGGTGGTGCGCCAGCCCGTTCGCCGGGAAGCCGACGCACATGCCGGGGCCGAGCGTAAACTCCCCCTCGTCCGTGCGCAGGGTCGGCGTGCCGCTCAGGATATAGACGAACTCCTCCTGCCGCGTATGCCGGTGGAGCAGCGCGGACTGGGCGCCGGGCGCGAGGGCGGTGAGGTTCACCCCGAAGCGGGAAAGGCCGAAGGCGTCGCCGAGCTGGCGCTTTTCGCGCCCGGACATGCGCTCCGCGAACGGCGCGGGGTAGTTCGAGGGCTTGCGGCGCGGCGGCACATCCATGGCTGCGAGCGGCGTCCGCACAGGGGTGGTCATGAAGGGCTCCGTCGCTGAACGTCAAGGGCTGGAAACTAGCGGATGTCTGCGCTCGAATGAGTGAGAAGTTCTCACCTGTTGCCGGTCGCCGGCCCGGTCGCGCTGAGCGGAGCCGCCATGTCCTTCAGCCTGCCTTCGCTGCGCGGCCTTGCCGCCCTTGATGCCCTGGCCCGCCACAGGCGGCAGGGGGCCGCGGCGGAGGCCCTCGGCATCTCGCGGTCCGCGCTTTCCCACCGCATTGCCGACCTCGAGGCGGAACTCGGGGCCCGGCTGATCCGCACCGAGGGCCGGGTCTCGGTGCTGACCGATGACGGCACCGCCCTCCTGGCTGCCATGGGCGACGCGATCGAGCGGATCGAGGCGGCGGTCGCGCCGTTGCAGCGGCGGTGCCGGCAGATCCGGCTCTCCACGGTGAACACCCTCGCCGCCAACTGGCTGCTGCCGCGCCTGCCGGAATTCCAGCGCGCCCATCCCGGCATCGAGATCGCCGTGCTCACGACGCAGAGGGTGGTGGACCTCGTTGAGGAAGATATCGACTGCGCCATCCGCAACGGGTCGGGCGCCTGGCCGGATGTCGCGGCGACGCTGCTGTTCCGCGAGACGCTGGTGCCCGTTGCGGCGCCGGGCCTTGTGCTCGGGCCTGCGGCCTCGTGGCCGGTGATCCGCGCCCGCGCGCGATATCGCGACTGGAGGCTGTGGTGGCAGGGGACGGGACAAGGCGGGGCGGTGCCAGGGAGCCGCATTGTGGTCGAGAACAGGGCGCAAGCCCTCGAAGCGGCCTTGGCTGGCGGGGGCGTCTTGCTCACCGATGCGCGCTACATCGGGGCTCATGTGGCATCCGGACGCCTGCACGTGTTGGGACCGGCGGTGGAACTGGACACCGGAAACTATTTCATCCGCCGCAAGGGGGCACGCAACCCGCGGCACATGGATGCGCTCGAGCACTGGCTGGTGGAGCAGGGGAGTGCCGCAGGACAGGTGGAATGACAGGCGGTGCCGCCGGTCGCATTCGCGCCGCAGCCGGCCAGCATCGGATCATTGACGGGAATTGCCCACCTTGGCCGACATGGTCTTGACCGCGCGGTGCAGGAGCACGCGGATCGCGGTGGGCGACAGGCCCGAGCGCAGCGAGACTTCGGCCACCGACTGCCCCTCGATCTTTACCGTGCGCACGATGTCGCGGGAGCGCTGGGGCAGGCCGTCCAGGAGACGCTCCAGGTCGAGCCGCGCGCTGGCAGGCGCCTCCTCGTCCGCTCCGGCGATATCGTCGATCTCGTCCACAACGCTCGACGCGTTCCGGTGCGTCGCCCTGAGGTGGTCGATGAGCTTGTAGCGGGCGATGGCGAAGAACCAGGCCGCGAACGGCCGCTGCGGATCATAGGTGGCGCGGCGTTCGTGGATGGCGATCAGCGTGTCCTGAACCAGATCTTCCACCGAGGCATCGCGGCCGAGCCGGCGCGCGAAATAGCTGCGGAGAGTTGCCGCCAAGGCTTTCAAGAGGGCGCGATAGGCTGCCTCGTCGCCAGCCTGGGCGGCGATCATCAGGGCGTCCAGTGGCGGGTTTGGCGCCGACACGTCCATCTCCGCATTCAGATCCGCGCGCGACCAATACCGCTGCCGCCAATGGGCCGCCGGAGACCGTCGCGCCCGGCCCAACGATCCAATGGCCCAGCGCCAAATCCATTCTAGATCGACCGCCCTAAAACGCAAGCGGATGATGGCCGATGACCACAGCGGCAGGGCCCTACCATCGCAGCAGGCGCGGCCCAAGAAGCGCGCCCAGCACACCTGTGAGGGCAATGCCGGCGCCGTACCACAAGGTGACGAAGGGCAGGGCCGTCTCGTCGCAGGCGATGGCGTAGATGGCGGCCGAAAGCGCCCCGGCCGTCACGCCCACGGCGGCGCCCGCAAGGCGCAGCCGTGTGGGAGCCATCTGGCGCATGGCATACATGCCGGCGGCCAGGATGGGCAGCGCGAGCAGCATGATGAGGGCCGTGCAGTGGTCCAGCGTGTGGCCGAGGAGGAGCGGGCGCATCGCGTCCCGCGGCGCGGAGGCGAGCTGGACGCTCGCGAGCAGGGCCATGGTGCCAGCCACGGCGATCCCCACCGTATAGCCGCGACCAGCTTCAGCGCCCGGCCGGCCCAGCCGGTCGACGGCCATCAGCCCGGCAACTGCGAGGCCGGACGGGAAGACGAGTTTGATCCAGAACGACGCGGTGGCGAGGGCCGAAGACACGTCCGGGCGCAGGCCGAGCAGCGCCAGCATGGCTGCTGCGGACGCCGCACTTCCGAAGGCGAACGCCAGGGCGAGCGTGCGGCGCACGGATGGGACCGGCGTGGCCGAAAGATCCCCCGAGAGAGCATCGATCAGCGCATCCGTCGAGATGCCTTCTTGCCCTCCAGCGAAGCGCACGCCGTCGCGCATCGTGAACCCGCCTTCCAGTTCAGGCCCGCGGCTGGGGAAGAGCGCTCATCCATGAGCCCCACACGCCACGCGCCAAAGCGAAAATCATGTCAAATCATCCATCCGGGGTGCGGCGAAAGCAAGGAGCCGCCCGGCAAAGTGCTTTGACAAGATCAGGAGCATTCCAGCTTTGCGGCGCGCATGCGATGGCTGCGCACCTTGTGCCGGTTGCCGCAGGCGGACATGGAGCACCAACGCCGGGTCCCGTTCCGCGCCGTGTCGTAGAAGATCAGGCTGCACTCCGGATTGGCGCAGTGCCGCAGTCGCGCACGCTCGTAGTGGGTCGCGAAGTCGGCGAAGTCCGTGGCGATGGCGACCAGGGGATCCATGTCGCCGGCCTCTTGCCGCTCCACCAGAAGCCTGCCGTCACGCCAGGCGAACTGCGGTGGCGCGGCGCCGGCGACCAGATGCCGATTGACGAGATCAAGGTCCGGGGCAGCGGGGCGGCTGCCGGTCTCCAGCGCGTCAAACAGGCGCTGGAGGGCCGCGCGCAGGGCATGCACGTCCGCGAGGTTGGCGTCAGCCGCGCCTTTGAGCCCCGACCCCACCTTGAGGCCGGCGGCGGCGAGCCATCTCGCCCATCCCTCAGGCGTCGCCAGAAAATCCCCAAGGGCCACCGGCGCGGAGTTCGCGAAATCGATCCAGAGGCGGCTGCCCAGAAACGGCATGCCATCCCGGAAGTCGCTGTCCTGCGGTGTGGCCAAGGCCCGCGTCCCTTTCTTGATCCGACGCCTCAGCGGGCGCTGTAACCGGGAACATAGTTCGTCACAGGTTTGGCGCAAGGCCGGGGCGGAAGGGTGAAACCGTTAAAAATAATTTGACAGGTTACATCGGGTATGTAACTCCATTCGTGGCATTAAGCCAGTTACGAAAGGTGCCCCATGCTGAATGCGTTTCTCCAGGCCGTCCGTCCGGCTGCGGCCGGCTCCACTCCGGTGGCCACGGTGGCTTATCGCCGGGCGGCGGTCGGCGGCCTCGACATTTTCTATCGGGATGCGGGACCGGCCGACGCGCCGGTGATCGTGCTGCTGCACGGCTTTCCCTCCTCCTCCCACATGTTCCGGAATCTCATTCCCGCGCTGGCCGACCGCTACCGCGTGATCGCGCCGGACTATCCGGGCTTCGGCTATTCCAGCGCCCCGGCGCCCGAGGATTTCGCCTACAGCTTCGATGCCCTCGCCGACGTGGTGGAGACGTTGCTCGCAGACCTCGGCGTGCGCCGCTACGCGCTCTACTTGCAGGATTTCGGTGGACCCGTGGGCATGCGCATCGCCGCCCGTCATCCGGAGCGGGTCACTGGCCTCATCGTGCAGAATTCGGTGGCGAACCTGGAAGGCTTCGCCGCCAGCGCGGTGGGCACCTTCGGACCCTACTGGGCCGACCGCAATGCCGAGACGGAAAAGCCCCTCCGCGGCTTCCTCACCGCCGAGACCACGCGCTTCCAGTATGAGCACGGCGCCTCGGCCCGCGCGGATCGCGTCAGCCCGGATGCCTGGCAGCACGACCAGTGGCTACTGGACCGCCCCGGCAACGACCGGATCCAGCTGGAGCTGCTCTACCGCTACCAGGACAATGTGGGCGCCTATCCGCAGTGGCAGGCCTATCTGCGCGCGCACCAGCCGAACATCCTGGTGACCTGGGGCGACAACGACCCCTTCTTCACCGCCGCCGGCCGCGACCTGTTCAAGGCGCTGGTGCCGGCCACCGAGGTGCACGCCTACGACGCCGGCCATTTCGCTCTGGAGACCCACGGGCCGGAGATCGCCGCCGCCATCCGCGCCTTCCTCGCCCGCGTGGCTCCGGCCGCCTGACGCCGGTCGCGCGCGCCCTCGCGCATCACCGGTCGCCGCGCCGGCCGATCCCGGCGTGGCGACCTTGCTGCCCCTTGCGGAGTTTTCCGATGCCTTCCCTGTCCCGCACGCTGATCGCCATCGGGGCGACGGCGCTTTGTCTCGGCCTGCCGCTTCCCGCCGCCCGATCCGCCCCGCCGGCTCCCGCGCCGGGAGCCTCGCAGACCGTCCTTTCGCCGACGGTCCATTACCGGTCCAAGACCATCGACGGCGTCGATGTCTTCTATCGCGAGGCGGGTCCCGCCGACGCACCGGTGCTCCTGCTGCTGCACGGCTTTCCCTCGTCCTCCCACATGTTCCGCAACCTCATCCCGCTGCTGGCCGACCGCTACCGGGTGATCGCGCCCGACTATCCCGGCTTCGGCCATAGCGCCGTGCCCGATCGCGCCCGGTTTTCATATGGATTTGCCGCCTATGCCGGCCTCGTCGACCGCCTCATGGGCGAACTGCATGCCAGTTCCTATGCCCTCTATGTGATGGATTATGGCGCGCCTGTCGGCTACCGGCTGGCCCTCATGCATCCCGAGCGGGTGACCGCGCTGGTGGTGCAGAACGGCAATGCCTATGAGGAGGGCCTGAGCC belongs to Xanthobacter autotrophicus Py2 and includes:
- a CDS encoding Radical SAM domain protein (PFAM: Radical SAM domain protein; Radical SAM domain protein~SMART: Elongator protein 3/MiaB/NifB~KEGG: bja:blr7973 hypothetical protein) → MDAMDTHADAAKPLSSLSRHRPQSHTAAPFLPMSRAEMAALGWDACDIVLVTGDAYVDHPSFGMAIIGRLLEAQGFRVGIIAQPDWQSAEPFKALGKPTLFFGVTGGNLDSMVNRYTSDRRLRHDDAYTAGGEGGKRPDRCTIVYTQRCREAYKDVPIVLGGIEASLRRIAHYDYWSDKVRRSILADAKADLLLYGNAERAVVEVANRLAGGEAPRDLNSIRGVALFRRVPENYTELHADDLDSSDDGAARRPGNVVIRLPAYEQVEQDKEAYARASRVLHRESNPGNARPLVQRHGDRDLWLNPPPIPLTSAEMDAVYDLPYARAPHPSYGDAKIPAWDMIKFSVTIMRGCFGGCTFCSITEHEGRIIQNRSEGSILREIELIRDKTPGFTGVISDIGGPTANMYRMACKDPKIEAACRRPSCVFPDICPNLNTSHDDLIRLYRKVREVEGVKKVMVASGVRYDLAVKSPEYIKELVTHHVGGYLKIAPEHTERGPLDKMMKPGIGTYDRFKEMFDAAVKQAGKKYYLIPYFIAAHPGTTDEDMMNLALWLKKNRYRADQVQTFLPSPMATATAMYHTGVNPLRGVRRGASDKVVTVTGLRQRRLHKAFLRYHDPENWPLLREALKQMGRADLIGSRPDQLVPAHQPPGTGKAAGTRRPVRSTAGTQRFTTKGVPIRK
- a CDS encoding conserved hypothetical secreted protein (KEGG: gbe:GbCGDNIH1_1154 hypothetical secreted protein); the encoded protein is MCCAWRSARPITRTQTDRRWADATNASDTIGYLEPTQDAGRLFLQRGFVGNVVMLNLLRFRDVADYSDHPGLAPAGPISGSEAFDRYIRHTLPHLRASGGDVLFLGSGGPFLIGPDNERWDRAMLVRQTSVASFLAFASHDAYLAGLGHRTAALEDSRLLPLSEMPLQPDGR
- a CDS encoding conserved hypothetical cytosolic protein (KEGG: gbe:GbCGDNIH1_1153 hypothetical cytosolic protein), translated to MRHPLLDERAMINPPTKPCTAFEGHRLLLSGPLAEVALAIRRSAETKAAETILVFDDGTGRIVDLDLRGTDAEIVERLSRPAPTVVGRHRPRADAPSEAVPDEAEGPKGRGRPKLGVIAREVTLLPRQWDWLSAQPGGASATLRRLVDDARRTTNPRQQKRAAQETAYHFMQAIAGDLPGYEEATRALFADDRPVLEERIADWPKDVRAYVLRLAFGPADHANSN
- a CDS encoding hypothetical protein (KEGG: bbt:BBta_1824 putative exported protein of unknown function); amino-acid sequence: MMEATGHLTALPRPGLPMQHILTAFSALDPLIALGVFVATAATDACYVAFTSAVVARKRLSAANWSSVWYMLSSFAVISYTENWVYVVFAAAGSWVGAFLSLTLLHRPGTAPAPIGSSPPE
- a CDS encoding phospholipase D/Transphosphatidylase (PFAM: phospholipase D/Transphosphatidylase~KEGG: rba:RB9533 cardiolipin synthase), with the translated sequence MHDSAVLAWMLFAAHASLQLVFIVRALLRPHREPSSRFAWVLVILLAPVVGVLAYILFGEVNLGRKPIERLRAALKALPPAPDVAGASAEAMVPERCVPLFRVGYSVNHFVPVAGNRAVLLPDSAAAIAAMVADIDAAQHSVHVLFYIWLADGSGLKVMEALKRAAARGVVCRAMADDLGSRALIRSAHWRDMATSGVRLAAALPVGNPLLRLFKGRIDMRNHRKIVVIDNAVTYCGSQNCADAAFAVKARFAPWVDVMARFEGPVVRQNQYLFASNWMAQTDEDLASLFAEPLPAQVPGFVAQVIGSGAGVRYSAMPETFVALMNAARRELVITTPYYVPDEPLQAALCASARRGVATTIVFPGRNDSWIVAAASRSYYRDLLEAGVEIREYVGGLLHAKTLTLDGEVTLIGSANIDRRSFELNAENNILLHDEAFTRAVRARQQVFLDAATPVTRAQVDAYSVGRRLWNNAIAMLGPVL